The Cellulomonas flavigena DSM 20109 DNA segment TGACGCGCGGCGACGCCTTCGCCGCGGCCTGCCGCTGCCGCTGCCCGCTCGCCTTGCGCATGTCCTCCGCGATGCGCTGCAGCGACTCGGCGAGCGGCGCACCGAGCTCCTGGGACTGCAGCAGCGCCGAGACGAACTGCCCCACCGACTCCGACGCGCTGCGCCGCCGCAGGTCCTGGAACGCCTGGCGCACCGACGCGCCGTTCGCGATCTGGTGCAGCGTGAGGTCGATCTCCTCGGACAGCGGCCCCTCGAAGTGCTGCGACACGCGCGCCAGCGCCGCGCGGAAGTTGACCCCGGCCATGACGGTCACCGCCAGGACGTCGAGGAAGTCGGGCAGGTCGCGGTCCATGCGCTCGCGGCGACGGCGCTGCGCCCCCGAGACCCGCCCGAGCGGCATGATCACCGGCAGCACGAGCGTGAGCAGCGCGAGCGGCACGGCCCCGATCAGCAGCAGCACGAGGATCAGCGGCAGGCACAGCAGGCACCACCACGCGATGCGGGTCAGGAGCCCGTCGACCGTCATCCCGTCCGGCCGCCCGGCCTCGTCGATGCGCCGCTGGATCGAGGCGATGCGTCGCGGGCCCAGGCGGCGGCGGATCCACGGCACCTGACGGGCCGCGAGCCGCTCCAGGGGCGACTGCCCCTCCGCGCGCCGCCGCTGCTCGTCGCGGAGCAGGGCGAGGTCCTCGACGGCCAGGCCGTCGAGGGCGTCGGCGCGCATGGCCCGCCAGCCGACGAGGAACAGCACGACGGAGGCCGCGGCGACGAGCCCGGCGATCAGCCCGATCATCCGTCGAACCTCGTCATCCTGCGGATCAGCAGGAACCCGCCGACGAACAGCGACGACCCCACGACGAGCGCTCCCCGCCCGAGCCAGTCCTCCGTCATCGCCTCCACCGTCCCCGGACGGATGATGTTGAGGAGGAAGAGCAGTGCGAAGCCCATGCCGATCACGAGGTAGCCCGTGGACGTCGACTGCGCGAGCACGGTGCGGACCTCCCGGCGGATCTCCTTGCGCTCCTCCAGGGTGTCGGCGATGTCGCGCAGCGCGGTGACGAGCGAGCCGCCGCTGCGCGCGCTGACGAGCAGCGTCGACGCGAGCACGGCGACCTCCCGCGAGGGCAGACGAGCGGTGAGCTCCCCGATCGCGGTGTCGAGGTCCTCGCCGAACCGCATGCGCGACGCGACACGGGCCATCTCGGGACCGGCCGGGGCGTCGAGCTCGTTGGCGGCGAGAGCGAGCGCCGACGCGATGGACAGGCCCGCGCTCGTCGCGTTCGAGAGCAGACGCGCGAGCTCCGGCATCTGGCCGATGAACGCCTCGTTGCGGCGCTGCTGCGCGCGCGAGAGGTAGAAGCGCAGACCGACGACGACGGCCACGACGCCCAGCAGACCGAACACCGGCGCGAGCCCGACGGCCAGCAGCCAGGCGACCGCCACGCCACCGCCGACCGCGATGAGCGAGACGGCGAGCGGCGAACGCTCCTCGCCCGCGAGCAGCAGCTGCTCCTCGGTCCAGCGGCCCCACCGCGTGCGGCGGAAGTCGCGGTCCCACGCGGCGAAGCGCGCCCCGCGCGGGACGGCGTCGTCGTCGACACCCGCGACGAGCGCCCGTCGCCGGGAGCTCACCGCCGCGAGGTCGCCGACGCCGATCACGAGCGTCAGGCACGCGAGCAGCACGAGGACGAGGATCCCGACGACGATCATGCGGACTCCTCCTCGGCGCCGGCGACGGCGCCCTGCGCTGCTGCGGATCCCGGCACCACGTGGGGACGGGTCGCCTGCTTGCCGATCGCCTCGCCCGCGATGCGGAGCCTGTCGACCAGCGGACGCGGGATCGGGTACCGCACGAACCGCCCGGGCGGGCCCGAGCCGTTCGGCACCTCGGGGTCCCAGCGCATGATCGGCTCGACGCGGAAGTCCTCCCGGTGCCGCGACGCGACCCAGCCGACCTCCGTGACGCGACGCGTCCCGTCGGAGCCGCGCAGCAGCTGCACGACGATGTCGACGGCGTTGTTCACCTGGTCACGCAGCGCGTGGAACGGGACGTCGACCTCGCTCATCGACGCGAGGGTCTCGAGCCTGATGAGCGCGTCGACGGTGCTGTTGGCGTGCACGGTGGCGAGCGAGCCCTCGTGGCCGGTGTTCATCGCCTGCAGCATGTCGAGGGCCTCACCGCCGCGGACCTCGCCGACGATGATGCGGTCGGGGCGCATTCTGAGGGCGTTGCGGACGAGCTCACGGATGGTGACCTGACCGTGGCCCTCGACGTTCGCGGGGCGGGTCTCCAGGCGCACGACGTGCTCCTGGGAGAGCGACAGCTCGGCCGCGTCCTCGATCGTGATGATGCGCTGGCGGCCCTGGATGAACGCCGACAGCGCGTTCAGCATCGTCGTCTTCCCCGACGACGTACCGCCCGAGACGATGATGTTCATGCGCGCGCGCACGCACGCGGCGAGCAGCTCGGACGTCGGGGCGTCGAGGCTGCCGCGGTTGAGCAGCTCCTCGAGGCCGTACGACTTGGGGAAGAGTCGGATCGTCACGGTCGGACCGTTGAGCACGAGCGGCGGCAGGATCACGTGCACGCGGGCGCCTCGCGGCATGCGCTCGTCGGCGGGCAGGCGCGCGTCGACCATGGGGCTGGACTCGTCGACGCGCCGGTTCACGGTCGACACGATCCGGTCGATCGTCTGGAGCAGCTGCTCCTCGGACGCGAACGCCGTCTGGACGCGCTCGACCTGGCCGTACCGCTCGACGTAGATGGTCGACGGGCCGTTGATCATGATCTCGGAGACGGTCTCGTCGGCGAGCAGCGGCTCGAGCACGCCCAGGCCGATGGACTCGTCGACGACGCGCCGGACGAGGGCGTTGCGCTCGCGCGTCGTGAGGATGACGCCCTCGGCGGAGACCAGGTGCGCGACGACGCGCTCGAGGCGGATGCGCCGCTGCGCGGCGTCGAGCTTGCCGAGCTCGTGCAGGTCGACCTCGTCGAGGAGCTTGCCCTTGAAGGTCGAGACGAGCCCCTCGTCGAGCTCGTTGCGGCCCGTCAGCGGCAGCGCGGCGTCCACGTCCGCGGCGCGCGACGCGCCCCAGTCCCCGAACCCCCCGCTCATCACGGCACCGTCCGCGGCATCACGGCGTACCGGGTCACGGTCATCTGCGGCAGGTAGCCCACGTCGACCGTGCGGACCTCGAGACGCACCCCACCCGTCGAGGGGTACGTCACGGCGGCGACCTCCACAGCGCCGGGCAGCGACCGGTCGATCGCGGGCCCGGCGGGCTGACCGAGGCTGAGGGCACGCGCGCCGTCGCGCACCGCCTGGTTGGCGGCGTGCACGGTGTAGACGAACGACGCCGCGTAGAGCATGAGCCCCAGGAGGGCGACGACGGTGGGCACGAGGCCCACGAGCTCGAGGGAGGCCGACCCCTCGTCACGACGGCGCTTCACGACTCACGCACCACCTCTCGCTGGATCGTCACGGACCACGGCAGATCGGTGACACCGGGTGCGACGAGCGGCACGCGGGCCTCGACCTCGACGAGGTCGGGTCGCGCGGCGTCGAACCGGACGTCGACGCCGGACTGCATCCCGGACGGGAAGACGTCGCGCGCGGCGTCGCGCACCTGCCACTGCGGCTCGTGCAGCGCCACGGAACGGGCCGCCTGCTGCGCCGCGTAGCCGGTCCACACCGCCGTCAGGCCCGCCCAGCCGAGCTGCCACATGACGACGCAGACGAGCAGGAGCGCCGGGAGCACGCCGAGGAACTCGACCGAGATGCCGCCGTCGTCGCCCGAGGGGGCTGCGCGACGGCCGCGGGAGCGCGGCGCGCTCTCGGGCGCCGGAGCCTCGGGCCCGGAGAGAAGACGTCCCACGCCGACCGCGCGACCCAGCGCGCGCACCGAGCGCCACCACCCGACGTCGGAGACGAGCTCGGGGCTGCGGGAGTTCGCCGAGGCCTCGAGCTTCTTGCCCATCTCGGGCACGACGACGTCGAGCATCGGCGACGGCGAGAGCCGCTTGGCGACGTCGGGCTGCACCTCGTCCGCGCGGCTCGAACGGTTGAGGAGCACCGAGACGTGCTCGGGCCGGCGGACCTGCAGACCCTCCCACGCCGAGACGTTGCGTCGCAGGGCCCGCAGGCTCAGCAGGTCCGGGGTGGCGACGGACACCACCTCGTCCGCGATCTCGACGACGGCGGCCTGCACCGGGGTCACGCGCGCGCCCACGTCGACGACGACGAGGTCGTACTGCTGGCGCACGAGCGCGACGATCTGCCGGATCGCACCGGGTGTCACGTACTCCGTCTCGCGCACGTCGGCCGGCGGCAGCAGCAGGTGCAGGCCGGACTCGTGCACGAACACGGCGTCCGCGACGGTGCGCAGGGACAGGTCGTCCGCGACCTTCGCCAGGTCCGCGACGGATGTGCGGTACCGCGCCTCGATGAACGAGGTGACGTCGCCCTTCTCGAGGTCGAGGTCGATGACGAGCACCTTGAGGGACGGCAGCTCGCGCCGCACGTCCCACGCGAGGTGCGTGGCGAACGTCGTCGTGCCGACGCCGCCCTTGGTGCCGGACAGCGCGACGACGAGAGCGCGCCCCCGGCTCGTGGTCCCGTCGGAGACGGACTGCACGAAGCCCTGCATGTGCCGCGACCACTCGAGCGCGTTCTGCACGCGCTGCTGCACGTCGGTGAACGACAGCGGGTAGGCCAGCACACCGCGCGCGCCGGCGTCCATGGCGTCGGCCAGCGCCGCAGGGTCGGTCTCGGAGGTGAGCACGACCACCACGCTGGCCGGGCGACGGATCGACAGGTCCCGGATCACCTGGTGCACGGGGTCCGGGCCCAGCGCGTCGTGCACCAGCACGAGTGCGGGCTCGCGCGTGAGGACGAGGTTGGTCAGCTCGGTGGTGGTCTCACCGACGCCGACCACCTCGACCTCGGCGGCCTCGGCGAGCTGCGCGCGCAGCTCGTAGGCGAGCGACTGGTCGGCGCAGCCGATGACGACGTGGGCAGCCATCAGTTGTCGACCCCCTCGGGCACGGCCTGGCCGCCGAGGTTCTCGGCGTCGAACTCGTCCTCCTCGCCGGTGCGGTCGCTCAGACCGGCCGGCAGGCCGACGAGCCGGACCTCCTGGGCGAACGCCGCGGCGTAGGTGACCGCGAGCGCGTCGTCGGGCTCGAGCGCGAGCGTCACCGGGACCACCGACTGCGTGCCGCTCGCGGCGGACTCGTCGAGGACCACCTGGCTGCCGCGGACCGAGACGACGCGCACGTCGCGGACGAGCACCCGGACCTGCTTGGCCAGGCCCGGCACGTCGGCGAACACCGCGTAGATGTCGACGCGGTCGCCGGGACGGACCCGGTCGGCGACGCCCGTCACCTGGTTCACCGAGATCGCGATCTCGCGCTCGGTGGTGCTGAGGTCGGACGGCGGGACCAGGAGGTCCGACGTGACCATCGTGCCGGCGAGCAGGTTCGTGGCGACCTTGCGCCCGACGAGCTCGTCGAGCGTGACCTCGGCGCTGGGCGAGAGCCAGCGCGCCGGGACCTCGTCGGCGACGAGGTCGCCCTCCTGGAGCTCGGCGAACGCTGGCGTGTCGTCGGCCAGCCGGTAGACCGTGCGCAGCGAGCCGACCTGGCTGGCGACGTTGCCGACGTACGACGCGATCACGAAGAACACGACGACGGCGAACACGACCGACAGCAGGACGAACAGCACACCGCGGCGCTGGCGGGGATTCACGAGAGAGCTCCTCGGGGATCGACGGCGGCGGGCCGCACGTGGCAGAACGGGCAGGTCGGCAGGAAGAGGAGGGCGTCGCAACCGCCGCACCGGCCGTGGGCCGGCGGCAGCTCCATCCGCTGCTCCACCGGCAGGGCGGCGAGCTCCACGGCGCTGTCGGAGCCCACGCGCCCTCGGGTGTCCAGCGCGAGCGCCGGCAGGTCGACCGTCCCGGTCGCGCCGGCGGTGGTGAGCACGTCCCGGCGCGCCACGTCGGGCAGCCGGTCCACGCCGGCGCCGTAGACCTCGCCGCGCGGGAGCACCGGCTCGGCTGCCGCGGCGCGTCCCACGGCCCGGACCTCGGGCAGCGGGCCGGAGAACGTCACGACGTAGCCGGCCCCGCCCGGGAGCCACGACCGCAGGTGCTGCCCCACGGCCACCTGCGGGTGCTCGAGCCGCGCCACGCTCGGCGTCCACGCCCCGCTCCACGTCTGCTCCAGCAGACGGTCCGCGAGGACGACGGCGATCCCGGCGTCGACGCCCGCCGCCGCGACCTGCGCAGCCACGAGCAGCAGCGCGACCGGGCCGTGGTGCGAGGTCCGCCAGGCGACGGGGTACCCGGCGTCGCACGCGAGGGCGGCCTGCCGCCGGACGAGGGACTCGTGGCGGCTTTCACCCAGAAGGAGGACGTGCGCTGCACGTCCTCCGAGCTCGTCGAGCAGGCCGGGCAGGTCGTCCGGGGCCGCGACGAGCAGGTCGTCGCCCGCAGCGAGCTCGCGTGCGTGCGGGGTGGGCGGCACGAGCGCCGAGACGACGATGCGCTGCATGGATACCGTGCTCTCCTGAGTGCCGTGGGCGGCGGACCGCGAGGTTTCGCGCCCCGCGGAAATCGTACGGTACGGGACGTTTCGGACATCCCGCGGAAGGTATGACCTCGGGGTGACCGGACCAGCGGATGATAGTGGGGATCGACACATGGGCAATCCGGGCGATCGGCTGATCGTGGACGGGCGCGAGGTCGCGGACCTGCTCGTCGCCGACACCTGGGCGCGGCGCGCCCGCGGGATGCTCGCCCGGCGGCCCCTGCCCGCCGCCATGTGGTTCGTGGGCGAGACGGGCGTGCACGGCGTCGGCATGACGCGGTCGCTCGACGTCGCCCTGCTGGATCGCGAGGGCCGGGTCGTCGCGACGAGCGTGCTGCGCCCGTTCGGGATGACGCGGCCGCGCCGCGGGGTCGTCGACGTCCTCGAGGCTCCCCGCGGCAGCTTCGCGACCTGGGGTCTCGTCCCCGGCAGCGTGCTGGCGCGACGGCACGGTGTCGTCGCGCGGGTCGGACGGTCGTGAGGCACATCGACATCCTCGGCGCGCGGACCTCTGCGACGTAGGGCCCAGGGGTCGGTTCGCCCGAGCGCGGCGTGGGCCCCCCGGTGGGCCCGACGGCCCACGCCCGCGACTCGTCGGCCCGGCGCGCGGCGGTCGTCGGGCAGCGCGCGGCGGCTGCCGTAATGCGTTTGCGGGCCTGTCGGTACCGGCACGTAACGTTGCCCGACATGCGCTCCCTGCCCCTCGCCGACCCCGGCACCCCGCCGCTCGGTGGTCCCGCCGCCTACCTGGCGTGGGTCGCCCGACGGCAGTGGGGCATCCTGGCCGCGGCCGTGACCTGCAGCGTCGTGCAGTTCGCGTGCCAGGCGTTCCTGCCGTACCTCACCGGGCGCGCGATCGACGGAGGGCTGCAGCACGGCTTCGGACCGGACCTCCTGCGCGCGGCCGGCACCCTGCTGTGCCTCGCGCTGGTGAGCGCCGCCGCGTCCGCGCTCGGGCACCGGTTCGACGTCGCCAACTGGCTGCGCGCGGCGTTCACGACGTCGCAGCTCGTCGGGCGCACGTCGGCCCGCTCGGGGCACGCGATCACGGCGGAGCTGCCGACGGGCGAGGTGGTCTCCGCCGTCGCGAACGACGCGCTGCGCGTCGGCGACCTGTTCGCCGTCACGGCGCGCTTCGTCGGGTCGCTGACGGCCTACGCCGCGGTGGCCGTGCTCATGCTGCGCGTGTCGGTGCCGCTCGGGCTCGTCGTCCTGCTGGGCCTGCCGACCGTGGCCGCGGCGCTGGGGCTGCTCGTCCGGCCGCTGCAGCGACGCCAGAGCGCGCAGCGCGAGGCCTCCGGCCGGCTCACCACGCTGGGCTCCGACACGGTCTCGGGGCTGCGCGTCCTGCGCGGCATCGGCGGCGAGTCCGTCTTCACGGGCCGCTACCGGCGGCAGTCCCAGCTGGTGCGGGAGCGCGGCGAGCACGTGGCCGTGACGCAGTCCTGGCTGGACGCGCTGCAGGTCCTGCTGCCCGGCCTGTTCGTGGTCGCCCTCGTCTGGATGGGCGCGACCATGGCCATGGCGGGCACGATCACACCCGGGCAGCTCGTCACCACCTACGGGTACGCCGCGTTCCTCGGGTGGCCCGTGCAGAACGCCACCGAGTTCCTGCAGTCGGCCACGCGCGCCGTGGTGGGGACCCGCAAGGTCCTCGCGGTTCTCCGGGTGGTGCCGGCCGCGGGCGCCGTGCCCGCGACGGCGACCGCTCCCCCGGCCGGTGCGACGCTGGTCGACGAGGCCAGCGGCGTGACGGTCGAGCCGGGCCGCGTCGTCGCGCTCGTCTCGGCCGACCCGGACGAGTCCGCCCGCATCGCGACCCGCCTGGGCCGGTTCGACGACGCGGCCGAGGCGGCCACGCCCGTGCTCCTGGGCGGTGTGCCGCTGCGCGACCTGCCGCTGGCCGAGGTCCGCCGACGGGTCGTCGTCGCGGAGGCGATGCCGCAGCTCTTCTCCGGCACCCTCGCCGCGGGGCTCGACGTGCGCGGCGGCGCCTCGCGGGACGACCTGCTCGCAGCCGTCGGCCTGGCCGACGCGCAGGACGTGCTCGACTCGGTCCCCGACGGCCTGGACGGCGAGCTCCCCGAGAAGGGCCGCTCGCTGTCCGGCGGCCAGCGTCAGCGCGTCGCGCTGGCGCGGGCGCTGCTCACCGACGCCGAGGTCCTCGTGCTCGTCGAGCCCACGAGCGCGGTCGACGCCCACACCGAGGCACGCATCGCGGCCCGGCTCGCGGACGCTCGCCGCGGGCGCAGCACGGTGGTGGTGACCGCCAGCCCGCTCGTGCTCGACCACGTCGACGAGGTGCAGCTCGTGCAGGACGGCGTGCTCGTCGCCCGCGGCACCCACGCCGAGCTCCTCGACGGCGCCGCCGGGCCCGCCGTCGCCGCGGCCTACCGCGCGGTCGTGGGCAGGTCGCTCGACGACGACCTCGCCGTGGAGCCCGCGTTCGGCGACCACGACACCCTGACGCCCGTCGACCTGCCCACCGGAGGTGGCGCGTGAAGCTCCCCGTCGCCGACGCGGCCACCGTGCGCGCGTACGCGGCCGACCTCCTGAGCCGCCACCGGCGACCGCTGGGCGGCATCGCCGTCCTGCACACGCTCGCGGCCGTCGCGGGGCTCGCCGGTCCGTGGCTGCTCGGCCGGCTCGTCGACGCCGTCACGCGCGGCACGGACGCCCGGTACGTCAACACGCTCGTCGCCGTCGGCGCGGCCGCGGTGCTCACCCAGACCGGGCTGCTGCGCTACGCCCAGCGCGCGTCGATGGTCTTCGGCGAGAAGGTCTTCGCCGAGCTGCGCGAGGACTTCCTCGAGACCGTGACGTCGCTGCCCCTGTCCGTCGTCGAGCGCGCCGGCACGGGCGACCTCGTGGCGCGCACGACCAACGACGTCAACAAGCTCCAGCACGCCGTGCGCTTCGGTGTGCCGCGCGTGATCGTCGCGGTCGTCACCATCACGCTGACGATCGCCGCGTGCCTGGTGATCTCCCCGCTCGTCTCGGTCGCGCTCTTCGTCGGCGTGCCGACGATGCTCCTGGTCGTCCGGTGGTACCTGCGCCGCGCGACGCCCGCGTACGTGCGGGAGTCCGCGGCGTACGCCGAGCTGAACGGCTCGATCACCGAGACGGTGGAGGGCGCCCGGACGGTCGACGCGCTCGGCATGGCCGCCGCCCGCGAGCGGCGCGTGGACGACGACCTGCGGGAGGCGTTCGCCGCCGAGCGCGCGACGCTGCGACTGCGGACGGTGCTCTTCCCCGGGGTGGAGCTGACGTTCGTGCTCGCGCCCGTGGCCGTCCTGGTGTGGGGCGGGTACCTCGCGTCCACCGGGCAGGTGACGCTGGGTGCGGTGACGACGATCGTGCTCTACGGGTACCAGGTCACCGGGCCGGTGTGGGAGCTCATCTTCTGGGTCGACGAGATCCAGGTGGCGGCCACCGCGCTCGCGCGCATCGTCGGCGTACGGCTCGTCGCGCCGGACCGCGAGGCGACGGGCGCCCGCCCGACCGACGAGCGCGTCGCGACGCACGGCCTGCGGTACGCGTACCGCGAGGGTCACGACGTGCTGCACGGCATCGACCTGGACCTCGCACCCGGCGAGCGGCTCGCGGTCGTCGGCCCGTCCGGGGCCGGCAAGTCGACGCTCGGTCGCATGCTGGCGGGCATCCACCCGCCCACGGGCGGCAGCGCGACCGTCGGCGGCGTGCCCCTCGTGGACCTGCCGCTCGACGACCTGCGGACGCACGTCGCCCTGGTCACGCAGGAGCATCACGTGTTCGTGGGGACCGTGGCGGACAACCTGCGGCTGGCGAAGGTCGCCGCGGACGACGCCGAGCTGGAGCGCGCGCTGCGCGCGGTCGACGCCTGGGACTGGGTGCAGGGGCTGCCCGACGGGTTGGCGACCGAGGTCGGCTCGGGCGGTGCGCCGCTGACGCCGGCGCAGGCGCAGCAGCTCGCGCTCGCGCGCCTCGTGCTGCTCGACCCGCACACGCTGGTGCTCGACGAGGCGACCTCCCTGCTGGACCCACGCGCCGCGCGGCACCTCGAACGGTCGCTCTCCGCGGTGCTCGCCGGGCGCACGGTCGTCGCGATCGCGCACCGTCTGCACACCGCGCACGACGCCGACCGTGTGGCCGTCGTCGACGCCGGGCGGATCACCGAGATCGGCCCGCACGACGAGCTCGTCGCGGCGGGCGGCGAGTACGCCGCCCTGTGGCGGTCCTGGCAGCACGAGTCGACCTGACCGGCGTCCCGCTGCGCCGCCGGACGGACGCGGTCAGCGCTCGCGCACCGCGGCGGGCTCGTCCACGTCGGCCGAGGGCACGTCGGCGGGCCGGGCGCGGTCCGCGTCGTCCGGCGGCGGCGCCTCCCCCGGCAGGGGCGGGCGCCCGGCGGCCTCGTCGCGCACCAGCCGCCACCACAGCCCGGCGGCGAACAGCCCGAAGATCCACCACTGCGCGGCGTAGGCGAGGTTCTGCACGTTGAGCCCGGAGCCGGCCCGGCGCGGCGGGTCGAGGCCCTCGAGCCCGGTCGCCACGGCGGGGTCCGCGGGATCGCTCGTCTGGACCACGAGGTACCCGGTCCAGATCGGCCCGCCCCAGGTGGCGAGGAGCTGGGCGGAGCTGATGGCGTCCGTGCGGCCGTCGACGAGGGGGGCACCCGCCTCCTCCCCCACCTGCAGCCAGCCGACCACCTCGACGTCACCGGCGGGGGCCGCCGGGACGTCCGGGGTCGGCGACCAGCCGCGCACCACGGGGAGCACAGCCGGCCCGTCGGCCGTCGCCACACGCAACGGCGTGAGGACGAGGTAGCCGTCGGTCCGTCCGTCGTGCTCGCGTCCGGTGACCAGGAGCGTCGCCCCGTCGTCGTACGTGCCGGTGACGACGGCCTTGCGCGCGACGAGGTCCCCCGCGAACGTCTGACCGGGCGCGAGCAGGTCCGCCAGCGGCTCCGGCGGGGCCGTCACCACCCGCTCGGCCTCGCGCGCGGCCGACGCGGCCCCGCGGATCTCCGCACGGTCGAGCTGCCACACCCCCAGCCGCGCACAGACGGCCGCGGCGGCCAGGAGGAGCACGAGCAGGCCGAGCATCCGCGGACGGAGCGCGGCGCGCCACAGGGAGGTGGGGGTGTCGGCCACACCTCACCGTACCCGGCGTGCCAGGCTCCTCCCGGTGGCCCCTGCGGGGATCGCCCAGGTGCGCTTGTATGGCTGTGGTCAGGAGCACAGCCGAGGTGGGCCGGACGTCCCACCTCTCGCCAGGACCTCACGCAAGGCTGGGAACCGCCCAGCCGAACGGCGCTCTCCCCGGGAGGGAAACTGATGACTTCCACCACGTCGGACCCGCAGCGGACGGGCGCCGGCCCGATCGCCCCCGGGCAGTTCGCCGCCGCCGAGGCGCGGACCGCCTGGCGCAGGGGCACGGGCGAGGTCGACGACGCGACCCTGCAGCGCATCGAGAAGTTCTGGCGCGCGGCCAACTACCTGTCGGTCGGCCAGATCTACCTGCTCGACAACCCGCTGCTGCGCCGCCCGCTGAGCCGGGACGACGTCAAGCCGCGCCTGCTGGGCCACTGGGGCACGACGCCGGGCCTGAACTTCCTCTACGCGCACCTCAACCGCGCGGTCGCGGAGCGGCAGCAGTCGACGATCTACGTCACCGGCCCGGGACACGGCGGGCCCGGCCTGGTCGCCAGCGCCTACCTCGACGGCACGTACTCCGAGGTCTACTCGGACATCACGGAGGACGAGGAGGGGCTGCGCCGGCTGTTCAAGCAGTTCTCCTTCCCCGGCGGCATCCCGTCGCACGTCGCTCCGGAGACCCCCGGCTCGATCCACGAGGGCGGCGAGCTCGGCTACGCGCTGAGCCACGCGTACGGCGCGGCGTTCGACAACCCGCACCTGCTGGTCGCGGCGGTCGTCGGCGACGGCGAGGCGGAGACGGGCCCGCTGGCGACGAGCTGGCACTCGAACAAGTTCGTCAACCCGGCCCAGGACGGCATGGTGCTGCCGATCCTGCACCTGAACGGCTACAAGATCGCGAACCCGACGGTCCTGGACCGCATCAGCGACGGCGAGCTGCGCGACCTCATGGTCGGGTACGGGCACACGCCCCACGTCTTCGAGGCGGGCTTCGACGACGAGGACGACCTGTCGATCCACCGGCGCTTCGCCGTCCTGCTCGACGAGGTGCTCGACGAGATCGCCGCCATCAAGGAGCGCGCGGCGGGTGGTGATCTCACCCGGCCGATGTACCCGATGATCGTGTTCCGCACGCCGAAGGGCTGGACGGGACCCGCGGAGATCGACGGCAAGAAGACGACGGGCTCGTGGCGCGCGCACCAGGTGCCGCTCGCGAGCGCGCGCGACACGCCGGAGCACCTCGCGGTGCTCGAGGACTGGCTGCAGTCGTACGGGCCCGACGAGCTGTTCGACGCGGACGGTCGCGTCGATGACGAGATCCGCGCGCTGGCGCCGGTCGGCGACCTGCGGATGAGCGCCAACCCGCACGCCAACGGCGGGCTCCTGCTGCGCGACCTGCGGCTGCCGGACTTCCGGGACTTCGCGCAGGACGTGCCCACGCCGGCCTCGACGTTCGCGGAGGCGCCGCGCGTCCTGGGCGAGTACCTGACCGAGGTCATCCGC contains these protein-coding regions:
- a CDS encoding SURF1 family protein; amino-acid sequence: MADTPTSLWRAALRPRMLGLLVLLLAAAAVCARLGVWQLDRAEIRGAASAAREAERVVTAPPEPLADLLAPGQTFAGDLVARKAVVTGTYDDGATLLVTGREHDGRTDGYLVLTPLRVATADGPAVLPVVRGWSPTPDVPAAPAGDVEVVGWLQVGEEAGAPLVDGRTDAISSAQLLATWGGPIWTGYLVVQTSDPADPAVATGLEGLDPPRRAGSGLNVQNLAYAAQWWIFGLFAAGLWWRLVRDEAAGRPPLPGEAPPPDDADRARPADVPSADVDEPAAVRER
- a CDS encoding ABC transporter transmembrane domain-containing protein, translating into MRSLPLADPGTPPLGGPAAYLAWVARRQWGILAAAVTCSVVQFACQAFLPYLTGRAIDGGLQHGFGPDLLRAAGTLLCLALVSAAASALGHRFDVANWLRAAFTTSQLVGRTSARSGHAITAELPTGEVVSAVANDALRVGDLFAVTARFVGSLTAYAAVAVLMLRVSVPLGLVVLLGLPTVAAALGLLVRPLQRRQSAQREASGRLTTLGSDTVSGLRVLRGIGGESVFTGRYRRQSQLVRERGEHVAVTQSWLDALQVLLPGLFVVALVWMGATMAMAGTITPGQLVTTYGYAAFLGWPVQNATEFLQSATRAVVGTRKVLAVLRVVPAAGAVPATATAPPAGATLVDEASGVTVEPGRVVALVSADPDESARIATRLGRFDDAAEAATPVLLGGVPLRDLPLAEVRRRVVVAEAMPQLFSGTLAAGLDVRGGASRDDLLAAVGLADAQDVLDSVPDGLDGELPEKGRSLSGGQRQRVALARALLTDAEVLVLVEPTSAVDAHTEARIAARLADARRGRSTVVVTASPLVLDHVDEVQLVQDGVLVARGTHAELLDGAAGPAVAAAYRAVVGRSLDDDLAVEPAFGDHDTLTPVDLPTGGGA
- a CDS encoding phosphoketolase family protein is translated as MTSTTSDPQRTGAGPIAPGQFAAAEARTAWRRGTGEVDDATLQRIEKFWRAANYLSVGQIYLLDNPLLRRPLSRDDVKPRLLGHWGTTPGLNFLYAHLNRAVAERQQSTIYVTGPGHGGPGLVASAYLDGTYSEVYSDITEDEEGLRRLFKQFSFPGGIPSHVAPETPGSIHEGGELGYALSHAYGAAFDNPHLLVAAVVGDGEAETGPLATSWHSNKFVNPAQDGMVLPILHLNGYKIANPTVLDRISDGELRDLMVGYGHTPHVFEAGFDDEDDLSIHRRFAVLLDEVLDEIAAIKERAAGGDLTRPMYPMIVFRTPKGWTGPAEIDGKKTTGSWRAHQVPLASARDTPEHLAVLEDWLQSYGPDELFDADGRVDDEIRALAPVGDLRMSANPHANGGLLLRDLRLPDFRDFAQDVPTPASTFAEAPRVLGEYLTEVIRRNPDNFRIFGPDETASNRLQAVYEVTAKQWNADFEGPEVDDHLERAGRVMEMLSEHQCQGWLEGYLLTGRHGLFTSYEAFIHIVDSMFNQHAKWLKVTNHIPWRRPVASLNYLLSSHVWRQDHNGFSHQDPGFIDHVVNKKAEVVRVYLPPDANTLLSTYDHCLRSRQYVNVVVSGKQPAPNFLSMDEAVAHCTRGLGIWEWAGSEAQDEEPDVVLACAGDVPTLEVLAAADILRRELPQLKVRVVNVVDLMRLQDAREHPHGLTDAEFDTIFTADRPIVFAYHGYPWLIHRLTYRRNGHANIHVRGYKEEGTTTTPFDMVMLNDLDRYHLVIDVIDHVHWARASQAGLRQRMVDARIRARQWTREHGEDIPEVRDWVWPDVGDTATEDGGPTQTRTAVADTGGDNE
- a CDS encoding ABC transporter ATP-binding protein, which gives rise to MKLPVADAATVRAYAADLLSRHRRPLGGIAVLHTLAAVAGLAGPWLLGRLVDAVTRGTDARYVNTLVAVGAAAVLTQTGLLRYAQRASMVFGEKVFAELREDFLETVTSLPLSVVERAGTGDLVARTTNDVNKLQHAVRFGVPRVIVAVVTITLTIAACLVISPLVSVALFVGVPTMLLVVRWYLRRATPAYVRESAAYAELNGSITETVEGARTVDALGMAAARERRVDDDLREAFAAERATLRLRTVLFPGVELTFVLAPVAVLVWGGYLASTGQVTLGAVTTIVLYGYQVTGPVWELIFWVDEIQVAATALARIVGVRLVAPDREATGARPTDERVATHGLRYAYREGHDVLHGIDLDLAPGERLAVVGPSGAGKSTLGRMLAGIHPPTGGSATVGGVPLVDLPLDDLRTHVALVTQEHHVFVGTVADNLRLAKVAADDAELERALRAVDAWDWVQGLPDGLATEVGSGGAPLTPAQAQQLALARLVLLDPHTLVLDEATSLLDPRAARHLERSLSAVLAGRTVVAIAHRLHTAHDADRVAVVDAGRITEIGPHDELVAAGGEYAALWRSWQHEST